The Xyrauchen texanus isolate HMW12.3.18 chromosome 42, RBS_HiC_50CHRs, whole genome shotgun sequence genome includes the window taagtacACGTGGATACCTTGTTTTGGGCACCATCTCCACCTTGCTGTCAATAAAGCAATTGAAATAAACAGGGTGGCCGCAGCACTGTCAaggaaaagataaaaaaagataAGTGCACATCTTAAGAATCGTCATGAAGACATTCAGCTGCAACTTCTTTTGAGCACTGCAACTTACCTTTATACAAGGTTTAAGGACAGTTTTGTAGTCCTTAAGGATGAAGTCAGAGAAAGTCTTTTGAATGAGGGGAGGACAATTGATGTCACTCCTCTGTCTGGAGAAGGGTCAAGTGAAAGGAGGccatcaaacaaaccaaagaataCTGATCTCAAGCATCTGCTCTCCAGCATACagggtgaaaaaataaaaaggagagGCTACTACCTCAAGCAACACTAGTCAATCAACACTTTCTGCAAATGATAAGTTACAAGGTGAATTCTTGATTTAGAGCCAGATACTAGAAGTCAGCGTGGAAGATGAACAACTTTGCttgttgaaaacaaatatgaaaacacTACCTCAACTATCTGAGTGTGCCAGGAAGTATCTGTGCATTGCTGCATCAAGTTGTTCATCGGAGAGAGTTTTCAGTGATGCAGGGTATATTGTAAGCccaagttgcaaaagttgaagcaaatcttaaataattgtttaataaatactttaagcatacattgattgcacagttttgttataattgagaaataaaatatttaacttagttttgctcaatggcatattatTGTGTTGCATACTTaagatatttttgttcttagttttgCTGCTAAAgttttgttaaatttgttaataaaagagtgttgtccagtaacctgtttttgttttgCCTTGGTACAAGAAATGGTATCGGTACGACTCCTGAAATTTTGGTAACAACACTAGTTTGCGCACATATCCAAGTGTCGAAGGCTGGACTTCCGTCACACGTTTGACGCGTGTCTGAAGTGTATGTCGTGCCAACTTtgccgaagggcaggactttgaaatGGTATGCAGTGCCCTTGAAGGTAAATTTCAAGAATGGCTTAAGATGAGAGGCTATCTGCACATGAAAGTATGCATcaagtaaattgacaaacatcTCGCAAGATTCCGAGTCAAGTGTCTCAAATCCAGAATGTGCCTCAGCCCACCGTTCCATCTTGGTGACAAGAAAGTAGAGGCTATAGAAGCCTAACTGTGTGTCACATGCCGGCAACATCTTCATCGCATCTTTGGAGAAGAGACCTCATACCTCTTAGCGCAAGACCGGTATTGGGCATGGACATGCCACTCGGAAGACCTTGAACATCTTCTCGTTCCCAGCTTACAACAGCACTGAAAATCGAGAAGCGAGTTACTGACAAATTTAGCTATTAATGTCACTCAAAGACACCTGACCACCCATAGACCTGTCAACTTCCTGGGCAAAGACACTGGTCGCCTTAGCAGCAATTGGTTACTTTATTTGCACATTGATCAATCACAACAAAGGCGGCAGCTCCAGATACCTGAAATTACAGAATAGGGAGAACGTCAAGTAATAATAAGATCTGCAGCTCTGAAAAGAACCATTGCGGCTTTAAACTCAGAGGCATGCCAACACAGTGAACCAAATTCATATTCATTTTGTAAGGCTCAAGCGAGAAACTTTAAGTATCACAGTCTCAGATGCCGTTTGTCCCCgaaatgtgtgggtgagaaacgtagcaatattgaagtctttttacaataaatgtaaacattcatttacacatccacattcttcttttattttttgactATTCGCATTTGTTGTgaatatcaccatctactgggtgggtttctcacccacacatatcacttctaaagacatggattaaaccactggagttgtttggataacttttatgcctttatgtgctttttggatcttcaaagttccagtcaccattcacctgcactGTATGggcctatagagctgagatactcttataaaaaaaccttaatttgtgttctgaagaagaatgaatgtcataaatatctgagatggcatgagggtgagtattttttttttttttctgaaatcctTTGTGATACTGTAGgttttatttatacaaacaatAAACCGGAGAGCATACCTGTTCCAACTCAGTAGCAAGATCCCCGTCGTTTGCAACACCGGATCAGACTTTGATCCTTGTCTTTGAATCGCAGTCACCCGCATACTGTGGTTAGTATATATTGATCGCGTCCCAGCCTTTTTACATATTTTGGGCAGCATTTGGGACAGAAGATTTACTCCCAAAGGAACAGCTGTATACCAGATGTCATCGGTGACAAGATACCTCTTTCTGGGCTGCAAATAAAATGCTTTTGCATCAGGAGGGATTTTGCGAAGATATTTCTCCAATGAGGCGACTGGACACAGCGGGTTTCCAGCCTCTTCAATCATATTAGCACCCTTCCGATTTTTCCTGCTCTTTTCATATGGGTTGTTTGTTTCCTCGTTTAATGTCATTGTAAAATATCTTAAACCGTTTAAGTCTCGATTCAGAGCAAACGAGTCCGGTTGCAGGTGTCGGTTGCCCTCCTTGCCACGGTGTCCAAAATGCAACTGGATGTCATACCAGACCTTATTTAACAGCCCTTTGGGGTTGCCGGGGTCTAGTGCAGGCGAGTGTTTCAGTATGTGCTGGTCTTCAGGTGAGATCGGGGGAAAGTGTGTCGTTTTGCCCCTACCTGAGCGTCGCATCTGTTTGACAACGCCTTTAAAAACATTGTTGGCGGACACGAATTCAGTGTCCTGCATCAGATTCCACGCCCGACTCAGGGGAGGTTCATTGATGAAGCGGTTCAATGCACCCCGAAGCGCAAGGTAGCTGCTGACACCGTACAGTTCACCCTTGCTAGTCCGAATGGATCCGTAAAATTCCCGCAAAACTGGACAGAGCTCGGATTTTTCGACGGTTTTCAGGTCTatgttgatctctttctcacttaACCAGGTTTTAAAACAGTTGATAGCCCATACGGTTTGCCTTATTGTATTAGCCTCGCATCTGAAGTTCTCCAGTTCCTCCAAATCTGCAGATGAAATGTTTGCACACCTGGATATTTGTGCTGTTAACACGGGCTCCTCTGCCACCATCTCTTCCTCGTCGCTTTCACACTTTAGGTCAAACATTGTATCCATCAGAAAAATATCCTCGGATTAAGTCAATTATGTTTTTAAACGGGTGTGATTGAAGTTTCCTGGCGTCAGACTAACCTTTTCACGTCATAAAACATCTGATTATCTGACTTGTTAACGGATCTCCACACATCCACTAAtgttttcagtttgtttctcttCTTTGTCTTTGATATAGTGGCGGGTGGAGTGGTGTAAGCACATACCGCCACCTAGTGTTTACTGTGCAGTTACCacctcgtcatttactcaccctcatgtcatcccagatgtgtgccgttctttcttctgcaaaacattttttttatatatttacaaaacaagtgaatggtgcccagaattgtgaaaagcacataaaggcagcataaaagtaatccatttgaccccagtggttaaatcgatgtcttcagaagtaatatgataggtgtggatgagaaacagatcaatatttatattattttttctatagatctccacatttgaccagccTCAAatagtaggtggctgaatgttaAAGTTATTTACACACTAGAATGtggaaattaaaagtgaaattgtAGCTTTGAAGTAAAAAggacttctttcctcattataaaagtttaactcctaaagacatgtattttaattttgcaatgtaTGTGGGAAATTATCAGCACTCAAATTAAAatgaagtcatatcagtaaccttataaaagctattctacatggagagggttctgcacatgggggctgccatttttggaatcacatgaccagctgaatactatctCAGTagccatcctgttatttgactctttctctcattgattaaattaatcatggctgactgtaaatactacatttctacaatggcatctgaaactgaaaatgattgattttaaatgatactgCACCCAAGCCACTTGGTGCCAGTGTacgtccaagatgacacaaagacaaaagctattgagtgcacctttaaatattgatctgtttctcacacactatCAGCtgctgaagatattgatttaaccaatggagtcatatggattacttttatgctgcctttatgtccattttagaaccttctgagttctggtcacaattcacttgcattatatggacctacagaactgaaatatacttgtaaaaatcttcatttgtgttctgcaaaagaaagaaagtcaaacacatctgggatggcatgagagtgaatgatgagagaattaaaatttttgggtgaactatccctttaaccatacCTCTTCTTCTTCTAGTACTCCAGCCGTTTGAATATGAGGTGTATATTATCCCTGAC containing:
- the LOC127635258 gene encoding uncharacterized protein LOC127635258, coding for MDTMFDLKCESDEEEMVAEEPVLTAQISRCANISSADLEELENFRCEANTIRQTVWAINCFKTWLSEKEINIDLKTVEKSELCPVLREFYGSIRTSKGELYGVSSYLALRGALNRFINEPPLSRAWNLMQDTEFVSANNVFKGVVKQMRRSGRGKTTHFPPISPEDQHILKHSPALDPGNPKGLLNKVWYDIQLHFGHRGKEGNRHLQPDSFALNRDLNGLRYFTMTLNEETNNPYEKSRKNRKGANMIEEAGNPLCPVASLEKYLRKIPPDAKAFYLQPRKRYLVTDDIWYTAVPLGVNLLSQMLPKICKKAGTRSIYTNHSMRVTAIQRQGSKSDPVLQTTGILLLSWNSVQVGVRPQCQQESAPSKPSIEMDSSSTKQDTCETPVNSYSLIKQEAVTEAIKCENTNSEAASDAEQDNTQSSAISSNIPNEGEPSSMMQTITRLQCLLESKKERIEALEKQVQDLQEDRKFLRTQIENLTSARVVHVPEASTSMLSESRPHKRQRKSSSSTYDTEESVSDESVSTASSESNSNKKKRRHKNKKQKKGRRGRVSRCDW